Proteins encoded within one genomic window of Glycine soja cultivar W05 chromosome 1, ASM419377v2, whole genome shotgun sequence:
- the LOC114409594 gene encoding glutamate--glyoxylate aminotransferase 2-like, producing the protein MPPKPLDYGSINENVKKSQYAVRGELYLRASELQKEGKKIIFTNVGNPHALGQKPLSFPRQVVALCQAPFLLDDPNVGLLFPADAIARAKHYLSLTSGGLGAYSDSRGLPGVRKEVAEFILRRDGYPTDPELIYLTDGASKGVMQILNTIIRGQDDGILVPVPQYPLYSATIALLGGTLVPYYLEETANWGLDVNELRQSVEQARFKGITVKAMVIINPGNPTGQCLSEANLREVLQFCYQENLALLGDEVYQTNIYQDERPFISSRKVLMDLGPPISKEVQLISFHSVSKGYYGECGQRGGYFEMTNIPPETVDEIYKVASISLSPNVPAQIFMGVMLHPPQPGDISYDKFVRESTGILESLRRRARLMTDGFNSCRNVVCNFTEGAMYSFPQIRLPPRALEAAKQAGKVPDVFYCLKLLEATGISTVPGSGFGQREGVFHLRTTILPDEEDMPAIMDSFKKFNDEFMEQYEDNRGYSRL; encoded by the exons ATGCCACCAAAGCCTTTAGACTATGGGTCAATAAATGAAAACGTGAAGAAGAGTCAATATGCTGTCAGAGGTGAATTATACCTTCGAGCTTCTGAGCTTCAGAAAGAGGGCAAAAAG ATTATATTTACTAATGTTGGCAACCCACATGCATTGGGACAGAAACCACTGAGCTTCCCTCGTCAG GTTGTTGCTTTGTGCCAAGCTCCATTCCTACTTGATGATCCTAATGTTGGACTGCTATTCCCTGCTGATGCAATTGCAAGAGCTAAACACTATCTTTCATTGACCTCGGGTGGTTTAG GCGCTTATAGTGACTCCCGCGGCCTTCCAGGAGTGAGGAAGGAAGTGGCTGAGTTCATACTCAGGCGTGATGGTTATCCAAC TGATCCAGAACTCATATATCTCACTGATGGTGCCAGCAAGGGGGTGATGCAGATATTAAATACTATCATCAGAGGTCAAGACGATGgg ATTTTGGTTCCAGTCCCACAATACCCACTCTACTCAGCAACAATTGCTCTGCTTGGTGGTACCCTTGTTCCATACTACCTTGAAGAGACAGCAAATTGGGGTCTTGATGTTAATGAACTTCGTCAATCAGTTGAGCAGGCTCGCTTTAAAGGAATAACT GTTAAAGCAATGGTGATCATAAATCCTGGAAACCCTACTGGTCAATGCCTTAGTGAAGCTAATCTAAGAGAGGTTTTGCAATTCTGTTATCAAGAAAATTTAGCCTTGCTTGGAGATGAGGTTTACCAGACAAATATATATCAGGATGAACGACCCTTCATTAGTTCTAGAAAG GTTTTGATGGACTTGGGGCCACCTATAAGCAAGGAAGTCCAGCTTATTTCTTTTCACTCCGTGTCAAAAGGTTATTATGGTGAATGTGGACAGCGAGGTGGATATTTTGAAATGACCAACATTCCTCCAGAG ACAGTTGATGAGATCTACAAGGTTGCATCAATATCACTTAGTCCAAATGTTCCAGCACAAATATTT ATGGGAGTTATGCTCCATCCACCTCAACCTGGAGATATTTCTTATGACAAATTTGTTAGGGAGAG CACCGGAATACTTGAATCACTGAGAAGAAGAGCAAGGCTAATGACTGATGGATTCAACAGTTGCAGAAATGTGGTTTGTAATTTTACTGAAG GTGCCATGTATTCATTCCCTCAAATACGTTTGCCGCCAAGAGCTTTAGAGGCTGCTAAACAGGCTGGAAAGGTTCCAGATGTTTTCTACTGCCTCAAACTTTTGGAAGCCACTGGCATATCCACTGTTCCTGGTTCAGGATTTGGACAGAGAGAAGG GGTCTTCCATTTGAGGACTACTATTTTACCAGACGAGGAAGACATGCCCGCTATTATGGATAGTTTCAAAAAGTTCAATGATGAATTCATGGAGCAATACGAAGACAATAGAGGTTATTCAAGGTTGTAA